In a genomic window of Candidatus Syntrophosphaera sp.:
- a CDS encoding ATP-binding protein: MIPRTIASQVRARFFRGKAIIILGPRQSGKTTLVRSLLADYPDEFITFNGDEPDIRELFQAATSTKLKALIGNKRFVFIDEAQRIPEIGLCVKLMVDNYPDIQVIVTGSSALELTGRIREPLTGRKYEFFLFPLAYQEMLDLQGRIEEDRSLPHRLVHGYYPEVVVSPGQEIEILKLLTDSYLFKDLFNLEQIKKPPLLDKIIRALAFQIGNEVSYNEIAQLVGADNQTVERYIDLMEKAFIIHRLPALKRNLRNEIKRGVKVYFWDNGILNAVLGNFNGINSRSDVGPLWENYVISERRKFLGNNAIHARSYFWRTTAQQEIDYIEERDAAFSAFEIKWNPERKVMFSRSFLENYPLSQTLGVNPRTLGDWIGGS; the protein is encoded by the coding sequence ATGATACCGAGAACGATAGCTTCGCAGGTCAGAGCCCGGTTTTTCCGCGGCAAGGCGATAATCATCCTGGGGCCACGCCAGAGCGGCAAAACCACTCTCGTAAGATCCCTTCTGGCAGACTATCCGGACGAATTCATCACCTTCAATGGCGATGAGCCCGACATCCGCGAACTGTTTCAGGCCGCCACTTCCACCAAGCTTAAAGCGCTGATCGGAAACAAGCGCTTCGTTTTCATCGACGAAGCCCAAAGGATTCCCGAGATCGGCTTGTGCGTTAAGCTCATGGTGGATAACTACCCGGATATTCAGGTGATCGTGACCGGCTCTTCGGCCCTGGAACTGACTGGCAGGATCAGAGAGCCGTTGACCGGAAGGAAGTATGAGTTCTTTCTTTTTCCCCTGGCCTATCAGGAAATGCTGGATCTTCAGGGCAGAATCGAGGAGGATAGGTCTCTGCCCCACCGCCTGGTGCATGGTTATTATCCCGAGGTGGTTGTCTCTCCCGGCCAGGAGATCGAGATTCTCAAACTGCTGACGGACAGTTACTTGTTCAAAGACCTGTTCAATCTGGAGCAGATCAAAAAGCCGCCCCTCTTGGACAAGATCATCCGCGCCCTGGCCTTCCAGATTGGCAATGAGGTCTCCTACAACGAGATCGCCCAACTGGTGGGCGCGGACAACCAGACTGTGGAAAGATACATCGACCTGATGGAAAAAGCCTTCATCATCCACCGTTTGCCCGCCCTCAAACGCAACCTGCGCAACGAGATCAAACGCGGAGTGAAGGTCTATTTCTGGGATAATGGCATCCTGAACGCCGTGCTGGGCAATTTCAACGGGATAAACTCCCGCAGTGATGTGGGGCCCCTCTGGGAAAACTACGTGATCAGCGAACGGCGGAAATTCCTCGGCAACAACGCCATCCACGCCCGCAGCTACTTCTGGCGCACCACCGCGCAACAGGAGATCGACTATATCGAGGAACGCGACGCGGCCTTTTCCGCCTTTGAGATCAAATGGAATCCGGAGCGGAAGGTCATGTTCTCGCGCTCCTTCCTCGAGAACTATCCCCTCAGTCAAACCCTGGGCGTCAATCCCCGCACGCTGGGCGACTGGATCGGAGGATCCTGA
- a CDS encoding virulence RhuM family protein — protein MKSKKEQLQVQEIILYPVEEGKYQIALSADSESIWLNLNQIAELYQTSIPNISMHIRNILKEGELNDWATVKYYLTVQSEQGRNVRRNIAFYSLDMILSIGFRVRSERGTQFRIWAIQHLSEYLKKGFLLDDERLKGNNRLTDYFDELLARIREIRASEARAYQRVRELFSLAADYRPGSEAANLFFATMQNKMLFAATGHTAAELVSHRADSSEPNMGLTSWKGSRVRKADVGIARNYLQAEEIDILNLIVNMWLDRAEFKLRRRQKILTKSWETNLDKFLLDNELPILSSPGRTSHDKARAHAEKQYQAYDQIRRAETEKEAETKYLADLTNSAKTVAARRKKK, from the coding sequence ATGAAAAGCAAAAAGGAACAGCTTCAGGTCCAGGAGATCATCCTCTATCCTGTGGAAGAGGGAAAATACCAGATCGCCCTGAGCGCGGACAGCGAATCCATCTGGCTGAACCTCAATCAGATAGCTGAATTGTACCAGACCTCAATCCCCAACATCAGTATGCACATTCGCAACATACTGAAGGAAGGTGAGTTGAACGACTGGGCAACTGTCAAGTATTACTTAACAGTTCAAAGCGAACAGGGGCGTAACGTACGCAGGAACATAGCCTTTTACAGCTTGGATATGATTCTCTCCATCGGCTTCCGGGTCCGCTCCGAACGGGGTACCCAATTCCGGATCTGGGCCATCCAGCACCTCAGCGAATACCTCAAAAAGGGCTTTCTGCTCGATGACGAGCGCCTCAAGGGCAACAACCGGCTCACCGACTATTTCGACGAACTTCTGGCCCGCATCCGGGAAATCCGCGCCAGCGAAGCCAGGGCCTACCAGAGGGTCCGGGAGCTCTTTTCCCTCGCCGCGGATTACCGTCCTGGTAGCGAAGCGGCCAACCTCTTCTTCGCCACCATGCAGAACAAGATGCTCTTCGCCGCCACAGGCCACACTGCAGCGGAACTCGTTTCCCATCGGGCTGACTCCAGTGAACCCAACATGGGCCTCACCAGTTGGAAGGGCTCCCGGGTGCGCAAAGCCGACGTGGGTATTGCCAGGAACTACTTGCAGGCAGAAGAGATAGACATCCTGAACCTGATCGTCAACATGTGGCTGGACCGGGCCGAGTTCAAGCTGAGGCGTCGCCAGAAGATCCTGACCAAGTCATGGGAAACCAATCTGGACAAGTTTTTGCTGGATAACGAACTCCCCATCCTCTCCTCCCCGGGCAGGACCAGCCATGATAAAGCCCGCGCCCACGCTGAAAAGCAATACCAGGCCTACGACCAGATCCGCAGGGCCGAAACCGAGAAGGAAGCCGAAACAAAATATCTGGCCGACCTCACCAACTCCGCCAAAACAGTGGCTGCCCGCCGGAAAAAGAAATGA